In Psychrobacter sp. JCM 18902, a single window of DNA contains:
- a CDS encoding amino acid ABC transporter substrate-binding protein, with product MKRRTLLALAASTMLLAACGQSTTNEAETNATDSAATGGSDLLQRINNGGTINVGTEGTYPPFTYHDESGKLTGYDVEVTRAVADKLGVDVEFKETQWDAMLAGLDSKRFDMVANQVSLTTPERLAKYDKAMPYSWSGAVVLAPTDDNRYSSWEGLKGLRTAQSLSSNYGELAERYGAEIVPVDGMAQAIQLVKQDRADFTMNDNLAVLDYLKKFPDAALEIKLTAPASEQTGSGLVLIKGDDAVVAKLNEAMAALAADGTLTKLSEEFFGADISQQK from the coding sequence ATGAAACGTCGTACTCTTTTAGCACTTGCCGCCAGTACTATGCTACTTGCCGCTTGTGGTCAGTCTACTACCAATGAAGCAGAAACCAATGCGACAGACAGTGCCGCGACGGGTGGCTCTGATTTGCTGCAACGTATCAATAATGGTGGCACCATCAACGTCGGTACAGAGGGTACTTATCCGCCATTTACCTATCATGATGAGAGTGGCAAGCTAACTGGCTATGATGTCGAAGTGACACGTGCGGTTGCGGATAAACTAGGCGTAGACGTTGAATTTAAAGAGACCCAGTGGGATGCTATGCTGGCAGGTCTTGACTCAAAACGCTTCGACATGGTGGCCAATCAAGTAAGCTTGACCACGCCTGAGCGTTTGGCTAAGTATGACAAAGCCATGCCTTATAGCTGGTCGGGCGCGGTTGTACTAGCACCGACTGATGACAATCGTTATAGCTCGTGGGAAGGTTTAAAAGGTCTGCGTACTGCGCAATCACTGAGCAGCAACTATGGTGAGCTTGCAGAACGCTACGGCGCAGAAATCGTCCCTGTCGATGGTATGGCGCAAGCGATTCAACTGGTTAAGCAAGACCGTGCTGACTTCACGATGAATGATAATCTGGCAGTATTGGATTATCTCAAAAAATTCCCAGATGCAGCACTTGAGATCAAACTGACAGCGCCTGCTAGTGAGCAGACTGGTTCAGGTCTAGTACTCATCAAAGGGGATGACGCTGTGGTGGCAAAACTCAATGAAGCAATGGCCGCATTAGCAGCCGATGGGACGCTGACCAAGCTTAGCGAAGAGTTCTTTGGTGCTGATATAAGTCAACAAAAATAA
- a CDS encoding UTRA domain-containing protein, which produces MTKTIPAYQRIKNAILDNIHSGKWQAGKAISTEMALAKEFSVSRMTVNRALKELSEERVLERRQGSGTFVAQQQFNHTFVEVRNIAQDLKSANRDYQAQVVSKRILTAAMLDDELRRKFDIDEVAVSSNTTVMDDSTGADSSSDVAVLYEVKIIHFADGQPIQFEERWVDAQKVPEFIEQDFSVVNTSDYLIAKSPLERGRYTIRALAAPDEIAALLQIAPQSPTLVLRRQTYSAGRVLTFVKMWHAGDRYQFSGEL; this is translated from the coding sequence ATGACAAAGACGATTCCGGCATATCAGCGGATTAAAAACGCCATATTAGACAATATACACTCGGGCAAATGGCAAGCGGGCAAGGCAATTTCTACAGAAATGGCGTTGGCAAAAGAGTTTAGCGTATCGCGTATGACGGTCAATCGCGCGCTAAAAGAGCTGAGCGAAGAGCGAGTGCTAGAGCGCCGGCAAGGGTCGGGGACGTTTGTCGCCCAGCAGCAGTTCAATCACACTTTTGTAGAAGTGCGTAATATCGCGCAGGATTTAAAATCTGCCAACCGCGATTATCAGGCGCAAGTGGTGAGTAAACGCATACTTACGGCTGCGATGTTGGATGATGAATTACGGCGTAAATTTGATATTGATGAAGTAGCTGTGTCTTCTAACACAACCGTAATGGATGACAGTACTGGCGCAGATAGTAGCAGCGACGTTGCTGTTTTATACGAGGTAAAAATCATTCACTTTGCGGATGGTCAGCCCATACAGTTTGAAGAGCGCTGGGTGGATGCGCAAAAGGTGCCAGAATTTATTGAGCAGGATTTTAGTGTGGTCAACACCAGTGATTATCTCATTGCCAAAAGTCCACTAGAGCGCGGTCGCTATACCATTCGTGCACTGGCGGCACCAGATGAGATAGCCGCGCTACTGCAAATCGCACCGCAATCGCCGACATTGGTATTGCGTCGTCAGACGTATTCAGCAGGTCGAGTATTGACCTTTGTGAAGATGTGGCATGCAGGCGATCGCTATCAATTCTCCGGTGAATTATAG
- the hutU gene encoding urocanate hydratase — MTTDHGTNKETKLTRRDESREIAAPTGSALHCKSWLTEAPYRMLQNNLHPDVAENPKSLVVYGGIGRAARNWESYDQILASLKELEDDETLLVQSGKPVGVFQTHENAPRVLIANSNLVPRWATWEHFNELDRKDLMMYGQMTAGSWIYIGTQGIVQGTYETFVEAGRQHYDGSWTGRWILTAGLGGMGGAQPLAATFAGATSLNIECQQSSIDFRLRTGYVDKQADDLDHAYELIKQHTDAGEAVSIALLGNAADILPEMVKRANAGGMKPDLVTDQTSAHDLINGYLPVGWTVEAWKAAQEDSEQHAALTKAAAQSCAVHVQAMLDLQAMDIPTTDYGNNIRQVAFDEGVKDAFNFPGFVPAYIRPLFCQGKGPFRWVALSGDPEDIYKTDQKIKELFPENTHIHRWLDMAKERIQFQGLPARICWLGLGERDKAGLAFNEMVKNGELKGPIVIGRDHLDTGSVASPNRETESMKDGSDAVSDWALLNGMLNVAGGATWVSLHHGGGVGMGYSQHSGMVIVADGTDAAAKRLARVLVNDCGSGVMRHADAGYELAIKTAKDYGLNLPMIK, encoded by the coding sequence ATGACTACTGACCATGGAACCAATAAAGAGACTAAGCTGACTCGTCGTGATGAGAGCCGCGAAATCGCTGCGCCCACGGGCAGCGCCCTACATTGCAAAAGCTGGCTGACCGAAGCACCTTATCGCATGCTGCAAAACAATTTGCATCCTGATGTGGCCGAAAACCCTAAAAGCTTAGTCGTCTATGGTGGTATCGGACGCGCAGCCCGCAATTGGGAAAGCTATGATCAAATCTTAGCGTCATTAAAAGAATTGGAAGACGATGAGACGTTGCTCGTGCAATCAGGCAAGCCAGTTGGCGTGTTTCAAACGCACGAAAATGCCCCGCGTGTATTGATTGCAAACTCTAACCTTGTACCACGCTGGGCCACGTGGGAGCACTTTAACGAGCTCGATCGCAAAGACTTGATGATGTATGGTCAAATGACGGCTGGTAGCTGGATTTATATCGGTACGCAAGGCATCGTGCAAGGGACATATGAGACCTTTGTGGAAGCAGGTCGTCAGCATTATGATGGCAGCTGGACAGGTCGTTGGATTTTGACCGCTGGTCTTGGTGGCATGGGCGGCGCGCAGCCACTAGCCGCGACCTTTGCAGGTGCGACTTCATTAAACATCGAGTGTCAGCAATCTAGTATCGATTTTCGCTTGCGTACTGGTTATGTCGACAAGCAAGCCGATGACTTAGACCATGCTTATGAGCTCATCAAACAGCATACCGACGCGGGTGAAGCGGTCTCTATTGCCCTACTTGGTAATGCAGCAGATATCTTGCCAGAGATGGTCAAGCGCGCCAATGCTGGCGGTATGAAGCCTGATCTAGTGACCGATCAAACCTCAGCACATGATTTGATCAATGGTTACTTGCCAGTTGGCTGGACAGTAGAAGCATGGAAAGCTGCGCAAGAAGATTCAGAGCAACATGCAGCATTAACCAAAGCCGCCGCTCAGTCTTGTGCCGTACACGTACAGGCGATGCTAGACTTGCAGGCAATGGACATCCCAACGACCGATTATGGCAATAACATTCGTCAGGTGGCTTTTGATGAAGGCGTTAAAGATGCCTTTAATTTCCCAGGTTTTGTCCCCGCGTATATTCGTCCGCTGTTCTGCCAAGGCAAAGGCCCCTTCCGCTGGGTGGCGCTGTCAGGTGATCCAGAAGATATCTATAAGACCGATCAAAAAATCAAAGAGCTGTTCCCTGAAAACACCCATATCCATCGCTGGCTCGATATGGCAAAAGAGCGTATTCAATTCCAAGGTTTGCCTGCCCGTATCTGCTGGTTAGGATTAGGTGAGCGTGACAAAGCAGGGCTCGCATTCAATGAAATGGTCAAAAACGGCGAGCTAAAAGGCCCTATTGTCATTGGTCGTGACCACTTGGACACAGGCTCTGTTGCCAGTCCAAACCGTGAAACTGAAAGCATGAAAGATGGCTCAGATGCGGTATCTGATTGGGCATTATTGAATGGTATGCTCAACGTCGCAGGCGGCGCAACTTGGGTATCGCTGCATCATGGCGGCGGCGTTGGCATGGGCTACTCGCAGCACTCAGGTATGGTCATCGTCGCAGACGGTACTGATGCTGCAGCCAAACGCTTGGCACGAGTCCTAGTCAACGATTGTGGCTCAGGGGTTATGCGTCATGCGGATGCAGGCTATGAGCTGGCGATCAAAACAGCGAAAGATTATGGTCTAAATTTGCCGATGATTAAGTAG
- a CDS encoding YjiH family protein, whose amino-acid sequence MIEQNTTLNLKDAAAKPTESLLSKPVALLQLIVFSAIGLVMFFVPFTIGEKSTILFDHGATYLVNQQHTLSVTLLFLLMIFGVSKPFIDGSWRKNITHMIMTAFKIIGLILAVMYVADVAPAFMMEKDMLPFLFEKLALPVGMIVPLGALILAFLVGFGLLEMVGVLMQPIMKPIWKTPGSSAIDAVASFVGSYSIGLLITNRVYLQKQYSAREAIIIATGFSTVSAAFMVIVAKTLGLMEFWNVFFWSTLVITFIVTAITARIPPISLFDDSVERPTIDHKGSTRLAAAFALGLSTSRQATDLKQILWSNFRDGLTMAAAIVPSIIAVGLTGLLLAKYTPVFDALGLLLYPFTWLGGLPEPLVAAKGMSAGLAEMFLPALLLSDADILTRYVAGVISISSVLFFSAMIPCVLATEIPVSVGKMVVIWFERVVLSILLAAAFGHLAMYFNWIG is encoded by the coding sequence GTGATTGAGCAAAATACGACACTAAATCTCAAGGATGCAGCAGCGAAACCAACTGAATCACTACTGTCTAAACCTGTAGCGTTACTGCAACTGATAGTCTTTAGTGCTATCGGTTTGGTCATGTTTTTTGTGCCATTTACCATTGGTGAGAAAAGCACGATTTTGTTCGATCATGGGGCAACTTATCTGGTCAATCAGCAGCATACATTGTCTGTGACGTTATTGTTTTTACTGATGATCTTTGGGGTAAGCAAGCCATTTATAGACGGCTCATGGCGTAAAAACATTACCCACATGATTATGACTGCTTTTAAAATCATTGGTCTGATACTGGCAGTGATGTATGTTGCTGACGTAGCGCCTGCCTTTATGATGGAAAAGGACATGCTGCCGTTTTTGTTTGAAAAACTGGCATTACCAGTCGGTATGATTGTACCGCTTGGGGCATTAATTTTAGCATTTTTGGTGGGTTTTGGTTTGCTCGAGATGGTCGGTGTGCTCATGCAGCCGATCATGAAACCTATCTGGAAAACCCCAGGTTCATCAGCGATTGATGCGGTCGCATCCTTTGTTGGTAGCTACTCTATCGGGCTGCTCATTACTAATCGTGTCTACTTGCAAAAGCAATATTCAGCGCGCGAAGCCATTATCATTGCGACTGGCTTTTCGACCGTATCAGCGGCATTTATGGTCATTGTTGCCAAAACGCTTGGTCTGATGGAGTTCTGGAATGTGTTCTTTTGGTCTACGCTAGTGATTACTTTTATTGTCACTGCGATTACCGCTCGTATTCCGCCCATCAGTCTGTTTGATGATAGCGTCGAACGTCCAACGATAGATCATAAAGGCAGCACTCGTTTGGCAGCAGCATTTGCTTTGGGTTTATCCACATCTCGCCAAGCTACTGACCTCAAGCAAATTTTATGGTCTAACTTTCGCGATGGTCTAACGATGGCTGCCGCTATTGTGCCTTCTATCATCGCTGTCGGCTTAACAGGATTACTATTAGCAAAATATACGCCTGTTTTCGATGCGTTAGGTTTGCTGCTTTATCCATTTACTTGGCTGGGTGGCCTACCAGAGCCGCTCGTCGCGGCTAAAGGGATGTCAGCAGGATTGGCTGAGATGTTCTTGCCAGCATTACTACTAAGTGATGCAGATATATTGACACGTTATGTCGCAGGGGTAATCTCCATCAGTAGTGTGCTGTTCTTCTCAGCCATGATTCCTTGTGTGCTGGCGACCGAGATTCCTGTCTCCGTTGGCAAAATGGTCGTCATTTGGTTTGAGCGCGTGGTACTCAGTATTTTATTGGCTGCGGCATTCGGACATCTAGCCATGTACTTCAACTGGATTGGCTAA